The DNA sequence GTCCGTAGTGCGGCGATCACCTGAGCGACATCGGCGTCCTCGGTTGCGTCGTCGAAGGTGCCGTAACCGTCCTCGAAGTCGATGCGGAGGTCTTCGATCGGTTCAGTGCTCAGCTTGCCCTCGACGAGGGCCGCGAGAGTTTCGGGCTCACAGCCTGTTTCGCCGCCCGTACCGACGAGTGCGGCCACTGCGTCGAGTCCGCCTGCGTCCTTCGCGGCGGCGAGAGCGGTGGATCCCCAGTCGGCCGGCATCGTCGCCGAGTACCGGTTGCCGGGGATGTAGACGGTGTGGACCGGTTGCCGACGGCCGTCATCGCCTGGGTATCGGGTCACTAGGTCGTGGTCGGCGGCCGCGAGGCGGCGGTCGACGTCGGCTAGCGCCGCCTCGTTGAGGCGTCGTGTCACCTGAGTCTCCTGTCTGGAGGTTTCCGTGGAGACACAAATTCCACATTGTGGAGTTTAGTCCGCGCGGGTCGAAAAGTACACGTCGGGGGCGCACCGTCGATCGAGGATTCCATATTGTGGAAGTGGTTTCAGACATGTTGAATGGATACACATTTCCGGCCGGGAGTGAATGCATGGCGGAGAAGTCGGGCGGCGTGCAGTCCGTGGAGCGCGCCTTCGAGTTGATGGAATTGATCGGACGTGCGGGAGGGGAGTGCTCGCTGACGGAATTGTCGGCGGAGTCTCCGTTGCCGCCGCCGACAATCCACCGTCTCCTGCGCACGCTGGTCGGCCTTGGCTACGTCCGCCAACTTCCTAATCGCCGCTACGCCCTGGGGCCCAGGTTGATTCGGCTTGGTGAAGTTGCGAACCGGCAGTTGGGCGCGGTCGCCGGTCCGGTACTGCAGTCGTTGGTCGACGAACTGTCGGAGACGGCGAGTCTCGCGGTGCTCGACGGTGACATGGTGATCTACACCGGGCAGGTTCCGTCGACGCAGACGATGCGGTCCAACAACGAAGTCGGCAAGCGCGTCGGTCTGCACACGTCCGGTGTGGGTAAGGCAGTCCTGGCTGAACTGGACGATGCGCGCGTTCTGAAACTGGTCACACAGTCCGGACTTCCGGCACCGACCGAGAACAGCGTGTCGACCCTTTCCGCAGTGTTCGCGAACGTGGAGCGCGTGCGCGCCGACGGCTATGCGATCGACGACGAGGAGCTCGAAATCGGCGTTCGCTCGGTCGCGATGGCGGTGCCCGGCGCTCCGACTCCGATGGCGATCGGCATATCCGGCCCCACGGCTCGGATGGGCAAGGATCTGATCGCCCGCGCCGTTCCCGCCCTGAAGAAGGCGACGGGCGTGATCTCGGAGGCGTTGATCGGCGCGAAAGAGGTGTAAAAGAGCGTTCGGCGGTTGAACACACGCCGTTCGGCGACGGTGTCGGTGGTGGCTGGGATGAAGACCTTTGCACCGCGCCGTTGGGAGACGGGCTCTTCTTCGGGGAGCGAAGAGGCTCAGTGATGCGGCACCCATGGGCTTGCCAGTGTCACCACGTTCAAGGCCATCCGAACCGCTCACCGGATTGCGGGTCCGCGGTCTGCCGACTTGTTCTCCGAGCAGCACGCCGGGAATGTGGTTACTCGGTTAGCCGGTCCGATCGGCATCGCCGGCACATATGGCCGAATGTCGAAGGGTCGTGGTGCGTTCTCCGGGTGTGGACGCCCAGCGAGGACGGTCATGGTCACCGGAGATTTGATCTCGGCGAAGCGACGTCATCGCGCCGGGTGACCCGGACAGCCGAAAGCCGTTGACGGATTCGACGGCCCGCGCGACGCGGTACGTCATCGCCTCGTCGCGCGGGTGTCCCGCCACCTGAACACTAGTCGGCACGCCCTCGCCGGACAGCCCGCTGGGCAGCGCCACCACCGGACAGTGGTTGGCGACGTTGAACGGCGTGGTCAGGTGGCACTCCCAGTAGTGCTGCAGATGTCCGCCGGGCACGTCGATGCCGTCGAGGTACTCGCCGTCTGCCCGGAGTGACGTCACGGCCGACGTCGGGCACAGTAGCGCGTCGAGACCGGTCATCGCGGTGGCCAGGTCACCGCGTATCCGGGCGTCCATCGCCAGAGAGTCGACCAGTGAATAGCGTTGGGCCGCGGCCGCAGTATCGATGAGGAATTGCCGCATGTAGGCCGCGGACTCCGCCTCGTATCCCGCTGTTTCCCGGGCGACGGCCGGGCCAAGGATGTGGCCGAAGTGGGCGAAGATCGTCTCGCGTATCAGCGCTGTCGTCCACGGCAGCTCCATCTCGACGATCTCCGCGCCGGCGGCAGCCAACGCATCGGCGATCGTCCGGGTGTTCTGGATGATCTCGGGCGCGACGGGGAAATCGCCGAGCCGCAACGACACTCCGATTCGCAGGCCCTCGGCGCCTCCCTCGAGCGGGATCAGTTCGCCGGTGGGTCCCCATGAGTCGTGGTCGATCGGGTGCCGACCGGATATGACCGACGTCAGCAGCGCGACGTCGGCGACGGTGCGGCCCATGGGACCGTCGCCGCGGTACCAGTCCGCCGACAGCGGGGGCAATCCGGGAATGCGACCGTACGGCGCCTTGTACCCGACGGTTCCGGTGAAGCCGGCTGGGATCCGGGTGGAACCCGCGATGTCGGATGCGGTGGCCAGCGTGGTGAAGCCTGCGGCGAGCGCCGCGCCGGCGCCGCCCGAGGAGCCGCCAGGGGATGCCTGCAGCTTCCACGGATTGCGGGTGACACCCCACATCGGGGAGTGCGTGACCGTGGCGCAGCTGAACTCGGGACTCGTGGTGCGTGCGTGGATGATTCCGCCGGCCGCCTTGATCCTCTCGACGACCGGATGGTCATGGTCGGCCAGTTGCCCTCGTTTGGCGGGC is a window from the Mycolicibacterium litorale genome containing:
- a CDS encoding IclR family transcriptional regulator; the encoded protein is MAEKSGGVQSVERAFELMELIGRAGGECSLTELSAESPLPPPTIHRLLRTLVGLGYVRQLPNRRYALGPRLIRLGEVANRQLGAVAGPVLQSLVDELSETASLAVLDGDMVIYTGQVPSTQTMRSNNEVGKRVGLHTSGVGKAVLAELDDARVLKLVTQSGLPAPTENSVSTLSAVFANVERVRADGYAIDDEELEIGVRSVAMAVPGAPTPMAIGISGPTARMGKDLIARAVPALKKATGVISEALIGAKEV
- a CDS encoding amidase; this encodes MASSTTDPAYLSAVEALTAFRRLELSPLEVLDAQIARIETHNGATDTGINAFTETLFDDARSAARRAADTYARCAAAGQQPPALLGLTVATKEKHGIAGLRLEQGLPAKRGQLADHDHPVVERIKAAGGIIHARTTSPEFSCATVTHSPMWGVTRNPWKLQASPGGSSGGAGAALAAGFTTLATASDIAGSTRIPAGFTGTVGYKAPYGRIPGLPPLSADWYRGDGPMGRTVADVALLTSVISGRHPIDHDSWGPTGELIPLEGGAEGLRIGVSLRLGDFPVAPEIIQNTRTIADALAAAGAEIVEMELPWTTALIRETIFAHFGHILGPAVARETAGYEAESAAYMRQFLIDTAAAAQRYSLVDSLAMDARIRGDLATAMTGLDALLCPTSAVTSLRADGEYLDGIDVPGGHLQHYWECHLTTPFNVANHCPVVALPSGLSGEGVPTSVQVAGHPRDEAMTYRVARAVESVNGFRLSGSPGAMTSLRRDQISGDHDRPRWASTPGERTTTLRHSAICAGDADRTG